A window of the Scylla paramamosain isolate STU-SP2022 unplaced genomic scaffold, ASM3559412v1 Contig152, whole genome shotgun sequence genome harbors these coding sequences:
- the LOC135099587 gene encoding protein FAM200A-like codes for MSADIEETVCASVKESEMFALQVDESTDIGGFVSLVKKENSSVITTHCFLHREALVAKTIGNDLKSVLEKVVKMVNFIKSRPLKTRLFAKLCEEVEAKHVNLLLHTELTGGLTLTEEEQLVEMRNDRNLKLLHMQLPLNEFWVQMKAQYPQVAKKALVILIQFSTSYLFVSSCILTNLIKFNKY; via the exons ATGTCAGCAGACATAGAGGAAACTGTATGTGCCTCtgtaaaggaaagtgaaatgtTTGCACTTCAGGTAGATGAGTCCACAGATATTGGAG GATTTGTGTCactagtgaagaaagaaaacagcagtGTCATAACAACACATTGCTTTCTCCATCGTGAAGCGCTGGTTGCTAAGACAATTGGCAATGATTTGAAGTCTGTACTGGAGAAAGTTGTAAAAATGGTGAACTTTATAAAGAGTCGGCCACTTAAGACTCGTCTGTTTGCTAAGCTGTGCGAAGAGGTTGAGGCAAAACATGTGAATCTTCTTCTACACACGGAG CTTACCGGGGGCCTTACCCTCACggaagaagagcagttagtggaAATGCGTAATGATCGTAACCTGAAGTTATTGCACATGCAGCTGCCTCTTAACGAATTCTGGGTTCAGATGAAGGCTCAGTATCCTCAAGTTGCAAAGAAAGCTCTGGTAATCCTTATCCAGTTCTCTACATCTTACCTGT TTGTCTCCTCCTGCATACTTACTAACTTAATCAAGTTCAATAAGTACTAG